From the genome of Bombus pascuorum chromosome 2, iyBomPasc1.1, whole genome shotgun sequence, one region includes:
- the LOC132916822 gene encoding exocyst complex component 4, protein MNSLPPTKPPRGIKPTKETSGLLISVIRALSASETNEQREIEKAKLEKEYKKSDQRLDELVSLHDQDLTEVMQIFSALSEKVTASREKIHAVKENLNACKQLLRCKREELLNLWLEGIEHKHVLHLLKDVTPDSCTRMLPLPELDTLSASTSCNTASD, encoded by the exons atgaattcaTTGCCTCCCACTAAACCTCCGAGAGGTATTAAACCAACCAAAGAAACG AGTGGTTTATTGATCTCTGTAATTCGAGCTTTGTCAGCAAGTGAAACTAATGAACAACGAGAGATAGAAAAAGCCAAGCTTGAAAAAGAATACAAGAAGAGTGATCAGAGGCTTGACGAATTGGTATCATTACATGATCAGGACCTTACAGAAGTTATGCAA ATATTCAGTGCTTTATCAGAGAAGGTAACAGCATCTCGAGAAAAGATTCATGcagttaaagaaaatttgaatgcTTGCAAACAATTATTAAGGTGTAAACGAGAGGAACTGTTAAACCTATGGCTTGAGGGAATTGAACATAAACATGTGCTGCATCTCTTAAAAGATGT gACTCCTGATTCCTGCACCAGAATGTTACCTTTACCAGAATTAGATACGTTATCGGCATCTACATCGTGTAATACAGCATCGGACTGA
- the LOC132916818 gene encoding transcription initiation factor IIB, with amino-acid sequence MASSSRHETNKVCCYAHPDASLIEDYRAGDQICSECGLVVGDRVIDVGSEWRTFSNEKAGVDPSRVGGPENPLLNGSDLSTMIGPGTGAASFDAFGASKYQNRRTMSSSDRALINAFREINGMADRINLPKTIVDRANNLFKQVHDGKNLKGRANDAIASACLYIACRQEGVPRTFKEICAVSKISKKEIGRCFKLILKALETSVDLITTGDFMSRFCSNLGLPNMVQRAATHIARKAVEIDIVPGRSPISVAAAAIYMASQASEDKRSQKEIGDIAGVADVTIRQSYKLMYPHAAKLFPEDFRFATPIDQLPQM; translated from the exons ACATGAAACAAACAAAGTTTGTTGTTATGCACATCCAGATGCTTCTCTTATTGAAGACTACAGAGCTGGAGATCAAATTTGCTCAGAATGTGGACTAGTTGTAGGAGATAG gGTAATAGATGTTGGTTCAGAATGGAGAACGTTCAGCAATGAAAAAGCTGGAGTCGATCCATCACGTGTTGGTGGCCCAGAAAATCCACTTCTTAATGGTTCAGATCTATCCACCATGATTGGCCCTGGAACTGGTGCTGCGTCGTTTGATGCTTTTGGTGCTTCGAAATATCAAAACAGACGTACA ATGAGCAGTTCTGACAGAGCATTGATTAATGCATTTCGTGAAATCAATGGAATGGCTGATCGTATCAATTTGCCTAAGACTATCGTCGATAGAGCAAATAATCTATTTAAACAAGTACATGATGGTAAAAACTTGAAAGGTCGTGCAAATGATGCTATTGCTTCAGCTTGTTTATACATTGCCTGCAGACAGGAAGGTGTACCACGtactttcaaagaaatttgtGCAGTTAGCAAGATCAGCAAAAAGGAAATAGGAAGATGTTTCAAATTGATATTGAAAGCACTTGAAACTAGTGTTGATCTCATCACGACAGGAGATTTTATGTCTAGGTTTTGTTCTAATCTTGGACTTCCTAATATGGTACAAAGGGCTGCTACACATATCGCGAGAAAAGCAGTGGAGATTGATATTGTACCTGGAAGATCACCGATTTCAGTGGCAGCAGCTGCAATCTATATGGCTTCACAA GCATCAGAAGATAAACGATCACAAAAAGAAATTGGTGACATTGCTGGTGTAGCTGATGTCACGATCAGACAGTCTTATAAGCTAATGTATCCTCATGCAGCAAAACTATTTCCAGAAGATTTCAGATTCGCAACTCCTATTGATCAATTACcacaaatgtaa